The following are encoded together in the Girardinichthys multiradiatus isolate DD_20200921_A chromosome X, DD_fGirMul_XY1, whole genome shotgun sequence genome:
- the LOC124863517 gene encoding DNA (cytosine-5)-methyltransferase 1-like isoform X1 yields the protein MPSKTSFSLPDDVKKRLQMLDEDGSPEEVQVKEKLRLVQDFLHDDAQDQLTSLEEKMKNSEISKEVYISKVKVLLGKELHLENGAHVDGVEQNGKVNGFVNGSHKEEDDVNMATEQEVTETKSPAAPKWKGARRSKANPETKKSPTSTRVTRNSGKQPTILSMFTKVQKRKSEDFNGEDANGINEPKKEDDSEETQEEKRLKVESDEKLPEESKSKITKPGPAAKTPPPKCPDCRQYLDDPDLKLFQGDPDNALEEPEMLTHESLSLFEANEDGFESYDHLPQHRITNFSVYDKRGHLCPFDSGLIEKNVELYFSCYVKPIYDDSPGLTSGVFARKLGPINAWWITGFDGGEKALIGFTTSFADYILMEPSEEYAPIFALMQEKIYMSKIVVEFLQKNPDVTYEDLLNKIETTVPPAGLNFNCFTEDTLLRHAQFVVEQVESYDEAGDSDEQPIIVTPCMRDLIKLAGVTLGKSMQLYWRAARRQAIRHPTKIEKDSKGPTKATTTKLVCQIFDAFFADQIEQNDKDGGVKRQRCGVCEVCQSPDCGKCAACKDMIKFGGSGKSKQACKQRRCPNLAVKEAEDDENIEEDDVPAEKTKKVLQTKKKRQTQSKLAWIGEPVETVGKRHYYKKVSLNDEVLEVGDCVSVSSEDPSIPLYLARITSLWEDNNGKMFHAHWFLRGIHTVLGESSDPLELVVVDECEDMLLNYVQGKVNVMYKAPSNNWFMEGGIDVDLKVIEDDGKSFFYQFWYDTEFARFETPPKTELSEDFRFCDSCTRTKEQNEQEVPRPFEPLENDDSDNKALYALAWFKGEQFRVGDGVYLPAEAFSFSVKPASPMKRSHRKEDVDEDLYPEYYRKSSDYIKGSNLDAPEPFRVGRIKEIFCHRRSNGKADNSEVKLRLYKFYRPENTHRGVKASYHTDINQLYWSDEEVTVSMSEVLGRCQVEYAEDLNESVQDYSNGGPDRFYFLEAYSAKSKSFEDPPNHARSCVHKGKGKGKGKGKGKGKASQEPQESRTEPQTPKVLKYRTLDVFSGCGGLSEGFHQAGISETLWAIEMWEPAAQAFRLNNPGTTVFTEDCNVLLKLVMSGEKINSLGQKLPQKGDVEMLCGGPPCQGFSGMNRFNSRTYSKFKNSLVVSYLSYCDYYRPKFFLLENVRNFVSFKNSMVLKLTLRCLVRMGYQCTFGVLQAGQYGVAQTRRRAIILAAAPGEKLPRYPEPLHVFAPRACSLTVAVDERKYVSNVTRGNGGIYRTITVRDTMSDLPEIRNGASAMEISYNGEPQSWFQRQIRGTQYQPILRDHICKDMSALVEARMRHIPLAPGSDWRDLPNIEVRLKDGTMTKKLRYTHHDKKNGRSSTGALRGVCTCAGGKTCDSADRQFNTLIPWCLPHTGNRHNHWAGLYGRLEWDGFFSTTVTNPEPMGKQGRVLHPEQHRVVSVRECARSQGFPDTYRFFGNILDKHRQVGNAVPPPLSRAIGLEIKKCVLDRMKEEQDTADVKQEKMEVSD from the exons GAGGTTTATATCTCGAAAGTGAAGGTCTTGCTGGGTAAAGAGCTTCATCTTGAAAATGGCGCACATGTGGATGGCGTGGAGCAGAATGGAAAGGTGAATGGCTTCGTTAATGGCTCCCATAAAGAGGAAGACGACGTAAATATGGCGACAGAACAGGAAGTAACGGAAACCAAGTCGCCAGCCGCTCCCAAATGGAAGGGTGCGCGCAGGAGCAAGGCAAACCCGGAAACTAAAA AATCACCGACCAGTACCAGAGTAACAAGAAACAGTGGGAAACAGCCAACCATCTTGTCAATGTTCACCAAAGT TCAAAAGCGCAAATCTGAGGACTTTAACGGAGAAGATGCCAACGGGATAAATGAACCGAAGAAGGAAGACGACTCTGAAGAG ACTCAGGAGGAGAAACGCCTCAAGGTGGAGTCTGATGAAAA actTCCAGAGGagtcaaaatccaaaattacTAAGCCAGGACCTGCTGCAAAG ACGCCACCTCCTAAATGTCCTGACTGTAGGCAGTATCTGGATGACCCAGATCTGAAGTTGTTTCAAGGGGATCCCGATAACGCG CTTGAAGAGCCAGAGATGTTAACTCATGAGAGTTTGTCACTGTTTGAGGCAAATGAGGATGGATTTGAGAGCTATGACCATCTGCCACAGCACCGGATCACCAACTTCAG TGTGTACGACAAGCGGGGCCATCTTTGCCCATTTGACTCGGGGCTGATTGAGAAGAACGTGGAGCTCTACTTTAGCTGCTATGTGAAACCCATCTATGATGACAGCCCCGGCTTAACTA GTGGTGTTTTTGCCAGAAAGCTTGGACCCATCAACGCTTGGTGGATAACTGGTTTCGATGGAGGAGAAAAGGCTTTAATCGGCTTTACAACAT CTTTTGCCGACTACATCCTGATGGAGCCTAGTGAGGAGTATGCCCCCATTTTCGCACTGATGCAGGAGAAAATCTACATGAGCAAGATTGTCGTTGAATTCCTCCAGAAAAATCCAGACGTAACCTACGAGGATCTTCTCAACAAGATCGAG ACAACCGTCCCTCCTGCAGGACTGAACTTTAACTGCTTCACTGAAGACACGCTGCTGCGTCACGCCCAGTTTGTTGTGGAACAGGTGGAGAGTTATGATGAGGCCGGCGACTCGGATGAGCAGCCCATCATTGTTACTCCTTGCATGAGAGATCTGATCAAACTGGCAGGAGTCACTCTGGGAAAGAG CATGCAGCTGTACTG GAGAGCTGCCAGGAGACAGGCCATCCGCCACCCAACTAAGATAGAGAAGGACAGTAAAGGACCTACCAAGGCCACCACAACCAAGCTGGTCTGCCAGATTTTCGATGCCTTCTTCGCTGATCAGATAGAGCAGAACGATAAAGACGGAGGAGTCAAACGGCAGCGTTGTGGAGTCTGTGAA GTGTGCCAGTCTCCTGATTGTGGCAAATGCGCAGCTTGCAAGGACATGATCAAATTTGGAGGAAGTGGCAAAAGCAAGCAAGCCTGTAAGCAGAGAAG atgtccAAACCTTGCtgtaaaggaggcagaggatgATGAAAATATTGAGGAGGATGATGTTCCAGCAGAAAAGACCAAAAAGGTTCttcaaaccaagaaaaagagGCAGACCCAGTCCAAACTAGCATGGATCGGTGAGCCTGTCGAG ACCGTGGGGAAGAGACATTACTACAAGAAGGTCTCTTTAAACGATGAAGTGCTGGAAGTGGGAGATTGTGTCTCCGTTTCATCAGAAGATCCATCCATTCCTCTGTATCTTGCAAG GATCACTTCCTTGTGGGAGGACAATAATGGGAAGATGTTTCATGCCCACTGGTTCCTTCGCGGGATTCACACAGTTCTGGGAGAGTCCTCTGATCCATTGGAGCTCGTCGTCGTTGATGAATGTGAAGACATGCTGCTCAACTACGTACAAGGAAAGGTGAACGTCATGTACAAAGCTCCATCAAACAACTGGTTCATGGAG GGTGGGATAGACGTTGACCTCAAGGTGATTGAGGATGATGGGAAGAGTTTCTTCTATCAGTTCTGGTATGATACAGAGTTTGCCCGATTTGAGACTCCTCCTAAGACTGAACTATCAGAAGACTTCAG attCTGTGACAGCTGCACCCGCACTAAAGAGCAAAATGAGCAGGAAGTACCTCGACCATTTGAGCCCCTGGAGAATGATGACAGTGACAACAAGGCTCTTTATGCGTTAGCCTGGTTCAAGGGAGAACAATTCAGGGTTGGAGACGGCGTCTACCTGCCTGCTGAAGCCTTTAGTTTCAG TGTGAAACCAGCCAGTCCAATGAAACGCTCCCACAGGAAAGAAGATGTGGATGAAGATCTGTATCCAGAGTATTACAGGAAGTCTTCAGACTACATTAAGGGGTCAAACCTAGATGCTCCAGAGCCTTTCCGGGTTGGCCGCATCAAAGAGATCTTCTGTCATCGCCGCAGTAATGGGAAAGCAGACAACTCAGAGGTCAAACTGAGACTCTACAAGTTCTACAG GCCGGAGAACACACACAGAGGTGTCAAAGCCAGTTACCATACAGACATCAATCAGCTCTACTGGAGTGATGAGGAAGTGACTGTTAGCATGTCTGAGGTACTTGGACGCTGTCAAGTAGAGTACGCAGAAGACCTGAATGAGTCGGTCCAAGATTACTCCAACGGTGGACCAGACCGCTTCTATTTCCTGGAG GCCTACAGTGCTAAATCAAAGAGTTTTGAAGATCCTCCTAATCATGCCCGTTCTTGTGTTCATAAAGGAAAGGGAAAGGGCAAAGGAAAAG GTAAAGGCAAAGGAAAGGCTTCACAAGAACCGCAGGAGTCTCGCACAGAACCTCAGACACCGAAAGTACTGAAATACCGCACACTTGACGTTTTCTCTGGCTGTGGTGGACTTTCTGAAGGCTTCCACCAGGCTG gTATCTCTGAGACCCTCTGGGCTATTGAGATGTGGGAGCCtgctgcacaggccttcagacTCAACAATCCTGGCACCACAGTGTTCACGGAGGACTGTAATGTCCTCCTGAAGCTGGTCATGTCTGGAGAAAAGATCAATTCTCTTGGCCAAAAGCTGCCTCAGAAGGGGGATGTAGAAATGCTGTGCGGTGGACCTCCTTGCCAAGGTTTCAGTGGGATGAACCGTTTCAATTCTCGCACTTATTCCAAATTCAAAAATTCACTTGTGGTGTCATATCTGAG CTACTGCGACTACTACCGACCAAAGtttttcctgctggaaaatgtgAGGAACTTTGTATCGTTCAAAAACTCCATGGTCCTGAAGCTGACTCTGCGCTGTCTGGTGCGAATGGGCTACCAGTGTACTTTTGGAGTCCTTCAG GCCGGTCAGTACGGTGTTGCTCAGACCCGCCGCAGGGCAATCATCCTGGCTGCTGCTCCAGGGGAGAAGCTGCCTCGCTATCCTGAACCTCTGCATGTGTTTGCTCCCAGAGCATGCTCGCTTACCGTGGCAGTAGATGAGAGGAAATACGTCAGCAATGTTACACG AGGTAACGGAGGCATCTACAGAACCATCACAGTCAGGGACACCATGTCTGACCTGCCTGAGATTCGCAATGGTGCTTCTGCCATGGAGATTTCCTACAATGGAGAACCTCAATCTTGGTTCCAGAGGCAGATCAGAGGCACACAGTATCAGCCCATTCTCAGAGACCATATCTGCAAG GACATGAGTGCGCTGGTTGAGGCCAGGATGCGTCACATCCCTCTAGCTCCAGGCTCCGACTGGAGAGATCTCCCCAACATTGAAGTTCGGTTAAAAGATGGCACCATGACGAAGAAACTACGTTACACGCATCATGATAAGAAGAACGGCCGCAGCAGCACCGGGGCTCTCAGGGGCGTCTGCACATGCGCAGGAG GGAAAACCTGCGACTCTGCCGACAGGCAGTTTAACACCCTAATTCCCTGGTGTCTGCCCCATACCGGGAACCGTCACAATCACTGGGCCGGGCTGTACGGTAGATTGGAGTGGGACGGCTTCTTCAGCACAACCGTCACCAACCCTGAGCCCATGGGAAAGCAG GGCCGTGTTCTGCATCCTGAGCAGCACAGAGTTGTCAGTGTGAGGGAATGTGCACGCTCCCAGGGTTTCCCTGACACCTACCGTTTCTTCGGAAACATCCTggacaaacacagacag GTTGGAAATGCTGTTCCTCCTCCACTCTCAAGAGCCATCGGGCTGGAGATTAAGAAATGTGTCTTAGACAGGATGAAGGAGGAACAAGATACAGCag atgtcaAACAAGAGAAGATGGAGGTCTCTGATTAA
- the LOC124863517 gene encoding DNA (cytosine-5)-methyltransferase 1-like isoform X2: protein MPSKTSFSLPDDVKKRLQMLDEDGSPEEVQVKEKLRLVQDFLHDDAQDQLTSLEEKMKNSEISKEVYISKVKVLLGKELHLENGAHVDGVEQNGKVNGFVNGSHKEEDDVNMATEQEVTETKSPAAPKWKGARRSKANPETKKSPTSTRVTRNSGKQPTILSMFTKVQKRKSEDFNGEDANGINEPKKEDDSEETQEEKRLKVESDEKLPEESKSKITKPGPAAKTPPPKCPDCRQYLDDPDLKLFQGDPDNALEEPEMLTHESLSLFEANEDGFESYDHLPQHRITNFSVYDKRGHLCPFDSGLIEKNVELYFSCYVKPIYDDSPGLTSGVFARKLGPINAWWITGFDGGEKALIGFTTSFADYILMEPSEEYAPIFALMQEKIYMSKIVVEFLQKNPDVTYEDLLNKIETTVPPAGLNFNCFTEDTLLRHAQFVVEQVESYDEAGDSDEQPIIVTPCMRDLIKLAGVTLGKRRAARRQAIRHPTKIEKDSKGPTKATTTKLVCQIFDAFFADQIEQNDKDGGVKRQRCGVCEVCQSPDCGKCAACKDMIKFGGSGKSKQACKQRRCPNLAVKEAEDDENIEEDDVPAEKTKKVLQTKKKRQTQSKLAWIGEPVETVGKRHYYKKVSLNDEVLEVGDCVSVSSEDPSIPLYLARITSLWEDNNGKMFHAHWFLRGIHTVLGESSDPLELVVVDECEDMLLNYVQGKVNVMYKAPSNNWFMEGGIDVDLKVIEDDGKSFFYQFWYDTEFARFETPPKTELSEDFRFCDSCTRTKEQNEQEVPRPFEPLENDDSDNKALYALAWFKGEQFRVGDGVYLPAEAFSFSVKPASPMKRSHRKEDVDEDLYPEYYRKSSDYIKGSNLDAPEPFRVGRIKEIFCHRRSNGKADNSEVKLRLYKFYRPENTHRGVKASYHTDINQLYWSDEEVTVSMSEVLGRCQVEYAEDLNESVQDYSNGGPDRFYFLEAYSAKSKSFEDPPNHARSCVHKGKGKGKGKGKGKGKASQEPQESRTEPQTPKVLKYRTLDVFSGCGGLSEGFHQAGISETLWAIEMWEPAAQAFRLNNPGTTVFTEDCNVLLKLVMSGEKINSLGQKLPQKGDVEMLCGGPPCQGFSGMNRFNSRTYSKFKNSLVVSYLSYCDYYRPKFFLLENVRNFVSFKNSMVLKLTLRCLVRMGYQCTFGVLQAGQYGVAQTRRRAIILAAAPGEKLPRYPEPLHVFAPRACSLTVAVDERKYVSNVTRGNGGIYRTITVRDTMSDLPEIRNGASAMEISYNGEPQSWFQRQIRGTQYQPILRDHICKDMSALVEARMRHIPLAPGSDWRDLPNIEVRLKDGTMTKKLRYTHHDKKNGRSSTGALRGVCTCAGGKTCDSADRQFNTLIPWCLPHTGNRHNHWAGLYGRLEWDGFFSTTVTNPEPMGKQGRVLHPEQHRVVSVRECARSQGFPDTYRFFGNILDKHRQVGNAVPPPLSRAIGLEIKKCVLDRMKEEQDTADVKQEKMEVSD from the exons GAGGTTTATATCTCGAAAGTGAAGGTCTTGCTGGGTAAAGAGCTTCATCTTGAAAATGGCGCACATGTGGATGGCGTGGAGCAGAATGGAAAGGTGAATGGCTTCGTTAATGGCTCCCATAAAGAGGAAGACGACGTAAATATGGCGACAGAACAGGAAGTAACGGAAACCAAGTCGCCAGCCGCTCCCAAATGGAAGGGTGCGCGCAGGAGCAAGGCAAACCCGGAAACTAAAA AATCACCGACCAGTACCAGAGTAACAAGAAACAGTGGGAAACAGCCAACCATCTTGTCAATGTTCACCAAAGT TCAAAAGCGCAAATCTGAGGACTTTAACGGAGAAGATGCCAACGGGATAAATGAACCGAAGAAGGAAGACGACTCTGAAGAG ACTCAGGAGGAGAAACGCCTCAAGGTGGAGTCTGATGAAAA actTCCAGAGGagtcaaaatccaaaattacTAAGCCAGGACCTGCTGCAAAG ACGCCACCTCCTAAATGTCCTGACTGTAGGCAGTATCTGGATGACCCAGATCTGAAGTTGTTTCAAGGGGATCCCGATAACGCG CTTGAAGAGCCAGAGATGTTAACTCATGAGAGTTTGTCACTGTTTGAGGCAAATGAGGATGGATTTGAGAGCTATGACCATCTGCCACAGCACCGGATCACCAACTTCAG TGTGTACGACAAGCGGGGCCATCTTTGCCCATTTGACTCGGGGCTGATTGAGAAGAACGTGGAGCTCTACTTTAGCTGCTATGTGAAACCCATCTATGATGACAGCCCCGGCTTAACTA GTGGTGTTTTTGCCAGAAAGCTTGGACCCATCAACGCTTGGTGGATAACTGGTTTCGATGGAGGAGAAAAGGCTTTAATCGGCTTTACAACAT CTTTTGCCGACTACATCCTGATGGAGCCTAGTGAGGAGTATGCCCCCATTTTCGCACTGATGCAGGAGAAAATCTACATGAGCAAGATTGTCGTTGAATTCCTCCAGAAAAATCCAGACGTAACCTACGAGGATCTTCTCAACAAGATCGAG ACAACCGTCCCTCCTGCAGGACTGAACTTTAACTGCTTCACTGAAGACACGCTGCTGCGTCACGCCCAGTTTGTTGTGGAACAGGTGGAGAGTTATGATGAGGCCGGCGACTCGGATGAGCAGCCCATCATTGTTACTCCTTGCATGAGAGATCTGATCAAACTGGCAGGAGTCACTCTGGGAAAGAG GAGAGCTGCCAGGAGACAGGCCATCCGCCACCCAACTAAGATAGAGAAGGACAGTAAAGGACCTACCAAGGCCACCACAACCAAGCTGGTCTGCCAGATTTTCGATGCCTTCTTCGCTGATCAGATAGAGCAGAACGATAAAGACGGAGGAGTCAAACGGCAGCGTTGTGGAGTCTGTGAA GTGTGCCAGTCTCCTGATTGTGGCAAATGCGCAGCTTGCAAGGACATGATCAAATTTGGAGGAAGTGGCAAAAGCAAGCAAGCCTGTAAGCAGAGAAG atgtccAAACCTTGCtgtaaaggaggcagaggatgATGAAAATATTGAGGAGGATGATGTTCCAGCAGAAAAGACCAAAAAGGTTCttcaaaccaagaaaaagagGCAGACCCAGTCCAAACTAGCATGGATCGGTGAGCCTGTCGAG ACCGTGGGGAAGAGACATTACTACAAGAAGGTCTCTTTAAACGATGAAGTGCTGGAAGTGGGAGATTGTGTCTCCGTTTCATCAGAAGATCCATCCATTCCTCTGTATCTTGCAAG GATCACTTCCTTGTGGGAGGACAATAATGGGAAGATGTTTCATGCCCACTGGTTCCTTCGCGGGATTCACACAGTTCTGGGAGAGTCCTCTGATCCATTGGAGCTCGTCGTCGTTGATGAATGTGAAGACATGCTGCTCAACTACGTACAAGGAAAGGTGAACGTCATGTACAAAGCTCCATCAAACAACTGGTTCATGGAG GGTGGGATAGACGTTGACCTCAAGGTGATTGAGGATGATGGGAAGAGTTTCTTCTATCAGTTCTGGTATGATACAGAGTTTGCCCGATTTGAGACTCCTCCTAAGACTGAACTATCAGAAGACTTCAG attCTGTGACAGCTGCACCCGCACTAAAGAGCAAAATGAGCAGGAAGTACCTCGACCATTTGAGCCCCTGGAGAATGATGACAGTGACAACAAGGCTCTTTATGCGTTAGCCTGGTTCAAGGGAGAACAATTCAGGGTTGGAGACGGCGTCTACCTGCCTGCTGAAGCCTTTAGTTTCAG TGTGAAACCAGCCAGTCCAATGAAACGCTCCCACAGGAAAGAAGATGTGGATGAAGATCTGTATCCAGAGTATTACAGGAAGTCTTCAGACTACATTAAGGGGTCAAACCTAGATGCTCCAGAGCCTTTCCGGGTTGGCCGCATCAAAGAGATCTTCTGTCATCGCCGCAGTAATGGGAAAGCAGACAACTCAGAGGTCAAACTGAGACTCTACAAGTTCTACAG GCCGGAGAACACACACAGAGGTGTCAAAGCCAGTTACCATACAGACATCAATCAGCTCTACTGGAGTGATGAGGAAGTGACTGTTAGCATGTCTGAGGTACTTGGACGCTGTCAAGTAGAGTACGCAGAAGACCTGAATGAGTCGGTCCAAGATTACTCCAACGGTGGACCAGACCGCTTCTATTTCCTGGAG GCCTACAGTGCTAAATCAAAGAGTTTTGAAGATCCTCCTAATCATGCCCGTTCTTGTGTTCATAAAGGAAAGGGAAAGGGCAAAGGAAAAG GTAAAGGCAAAGGAAAGGCTTCACAAGAACCGCAGGAGTCTCGCACAGAACCTCAGACACCGAAAGTACTGAAATACCGCACACTTGACGTTTTCTCTGGCTGTGGTGGACTTTCTGAAGGCTTCCACCAGGCTG gTATCTCTGAGACCCTCTGGGCTATTGAGATGTGGGAGCCtgctgcacaggccttcagacTCAACAATCCTGGCACCACAGTGTTCACGGAGGACTGTAATGTCCTCCTGAAGCTGGTCATGTCTGGAGAAAAGATCAATTCTCTTGGCCAAAAGCTGCCTCAGAAGGGGGATGTAGAAATGCTGTGCGGTGGACCTCCTTGCCAAGGTTTCAGTGGGATGAACCGTTTCAATTCTCGCACTTATTCCAAATTCAAAAATTCACTTGTGGTGTCATATCTGAG CTACTGCGACTACTACCGACCAAAGtttttcctgctggaaaatgtgAGGAACTTTGTATCGTTCAAAAACTCCATGGTCCTGAAGCTGACTCTGCGCTGTCTGGTGCGAATGGGCTACCAGTGTACTTTTGGAGTCCTTCAG GCCGGTCAGTACGGTGTTGCTCAGACCCGCCGCAGGGCAATCATCCTGGCTGCTGCTCCAGGGGAGAAGCTGCCTCGCTATCCTGAACCTCTGCATGTGTTTGCTCCCAGAGCATGCTCGCTTACCGTGGCAGTAGATGAGAGGAAATACGTCAGCAATGTTACACG AGGTAACGGAGGCATCTACAGAACCATCACAGTCAGGGACACCATGTCTGACCTGCCTGAGATTCGCAATGGTGCTTCTGCCATGGAGATTTCCTACAATGGAGAACCTCAATCTTGGTTCCAGAGGCAGATCAGAGGCACACAGTATCAGCCCATTCTCAGAGACCATATCTGCAAG GACATGAGTGCGCTGGTTGAGGCCAGGATGCGTCACATCCCTCTAGCTCCAGGCTCCGACTGGAGAGATCTCCCCAACATTGAAGTTCGGTTAAAAGATGGCACCATGACGAAGAAACTACGTTACACGCATCATGATAAGAAGAACGGCCGCAGCAGCACCGGGGCTCTCAGGGGCGTCTGCACATGCGCAGGAG GGAAAACCTGCGACTCTGCCGACAGGCAGTTTAACACCCTAATTCCCTGGTGTCTGCCCCATACCGGGAACCGTCACAATCACTGGGCCGGGCTGTACGGTAGATTGGAGTGGGACGGCTTCTTCAGCACAACCGTCACCAACCCTGAGCCCATGGGAAAGCAG GGCCGTGTTCTGCATCCTGAGCAGCACAGAGTTGTCAGTGTGAGGGAATGTGCACGCTCCCAGGGTTTCCCTGACACCTACCGTTTCTTCGGAAACATCCTggacaaacacagacag GTTGGAAATGCTGTTCCTCCTCCACTCTCAAGAGCCATCGGGCTGGAGATTAAGAAATGTGTCTTAGACAGGATGAAGGAGGAACAAGATACAGCag atgtcaAACAAGAGAAGATGGAGGTCTCTGATTAA